Proteins from a genomic interval of Diospyros lotus cultivar Yz01 chromosome 6, ASM1463336v1, whole genome shotgun sequence:
- the LOC127803195 gene encoding uncharacterized protein LOC127803195: protein MANPGGVGTKFVPVNLNKSYGPVSQRSYGSSSSYGQVAASRVRPGSHGSGGGGGGGGMVVLSRPRSSQKAGPKLSVPPPLNLPSLRKEHERFDLSGSGGASAGPGGPGTGSRPTSSGLGWTKPGTVALQEKDGGAARSGGDIQAVDGDRYVVDAATKAGTAYMPPSARLGGVVLPVPAPAPSAEKAAVLRGEDFPSLQAALPSGVPGPVQKQKDSSNKKKKQVSGEESSTHQIDSSPLGPLVHKPLQGQSLHHTFEIGLKEDGGDRQGLSSSQKAEQVPKQDYFPSPLPLVQLNPRSDWADDERDTGFGFVDRGRDKGYSKSEPYWDREFDMPRTGVLPHKAAHNLFERWGKRGDEIGKVSSIDIPKGDLSRRDIRTPSRENREGNLRTTAPPPKDGFNMQEVVNDINGAGARSMGLHREMGRDNKYIPPHFGDNVHIGVAENREFAFGRRDAGHGQEGRHQWNHMGASSVSRGTERNTRDLYVSEQHSRYRADAPPNSSMSKPSFSSGRKGLPVNDPILNFGREKRVFSKNERPYLDDPFPKDFGATSFDEGDPFSGGLVGVIKRKKDVVKQADFHDPVRESFEAELERVQKMQEVERQRIIEEQERALEQARREEEERQRLIREEEECRRRLEEEAREAAWRAEQERLEAIQRAEEQKIAREEEKQRILLEEERRKQAAKQKLLELEARIAKRQAEAGKSDDFAVVTDEKVSARVIEKDVSRVPALDNWEDGERMLERITTSGSSDSSGLNRSFELGSQTQSYRDGSSGFMDRGKSANSWRRDAFESSNSPSFLVQDQDNGRHNPKRDVSIGVRGGFPRKEFYEGPGYTSSRVYYRGGFQETHLEDFTHLKGHRASGAGDPYCRNTEIDPEFNENYAEKYGDVGWGQGHSRGNPLSPYTDRMYSESDELYSYGRLRHSMRQPRVLPPPSLASIHKTPIRGENDLPGPSTFLENDTDYSQASRSETTMQTVYYGGELDKFEASQIVDIEAQSTMTQEQTLDEDTTLRCDSQSSLSVSSPPNSPTHLSHDDLDDSGDSPAVSAMTEGKEISFSGNESIILNAHSINESVAVASNLMSAADEEDWALENNEEFQEQEEYDEDEDGYQEEEEVHEGDAENIDLSQEFEDLCLEEKGSSHVDNLVLGFDEGVEVQIPNDEFERNSRNEEGTLGTPEVSVSIIEEQQPVTGMGGDGHCLQHLDVSPQTCTDGSLRTIQEANMAVEDSVSKPMGTAPHTSLTSNPLITVDKPSISGLHPLHAVPSSVNSVSYSSSGQSVMSTGQADLPVKLQFGLFSGPSLIPSPVPAIQIGSIQMPLHLHPSDGPSLAHIHSSQPPLFQFGQLRYTSPISQGILPMASQSVSFLQPNVQGNFNLNQSLGGPVSIQPNRDGSVHKLMKDDMVSTSVSKENAESRTILQTSRAEISDAGDQLISEQDTDAGNRGTHDTVVKNYKPTSNGKVSEQLHTGPTSHSVLSDRDSRGLKAQGPQSSNKGKKFANSARNSSLRSSLLVSEASRSDTSGFHRRSRWATQRTELRVREKVDRRQSPGLVSSNNLGQDDKSDYVGNDMGVYVKVGSKKEIVANKPLKQMVESESSSQDPASSQWTDSSSKADKKFEKETSTKTQSITRSGEGNLKRTICSEEDVDAPLQSGIVRVFKQPGIETPSDEDDFIEVRSKRQMLNDRREQREKEIKAKSRVAKAPRKPRSTVQNAVVSAGSNKISTSLGGESANNVRSNFVASEGQGLANTEASTSSTTVVSQPLAPIGTPAVNSDLQADKRHHNIKSIQAGLNPVISNSGKNIGPDLMFETKNKVLDNVQTSLGSWSHAQIDQQVMPLTQSQLDEAMKPGRFDTHVASIGDRSSSVAEPIITTSSLLTKDKSFSSAASPINSLLAGEKIQFGAVTSPTVLPPGSRAISHGIGAPGSSRSDIQISHSFSAAENDCTIFFEKDKHQSETCAHLEDCEAEAEAEAAAAASAVAVAAISSDEIVGNRLSTCAVSVSDTKSFGSADIDGITAGDQRSTSQSRAEESLSVALPADLSVETMPISLWPPLPSPQNSSSPMLSHFPGGAASHFPFYEMNPMLGGPIFTFGPHNESGGTQSQSQKSTASGSGPLGTWKTCQSGMDSFYGPPTGFSGPFLSPPGGIPGVQGPPHMVVYNHFPVGQFGQVGLSFMSTTYVPSGKQPDWKHNPTSSAAAAAGSGEGDMTGTNMVSTQRNPPNMTAPVPLAPGSQLLPMASPLAMFDMSPFQSAPDMSVQGRWSHVPASPLHSVPLSMPLQHQDAGVLPPQFTHGRPMEQALTPNRFSESRISTPSDSSRNFHVATDMTATQFPDQLGLGDSSTSTVAGASAQSAVKQTSSGGTIADIAKTDAAQNGSSNSNNGQNANAFKARSSQQRNLSSHQYSHSAGYNYQRGGMTQKNSSGGDWLHRRMGFHGRNQSLGAEKGYSSSKVKQIYVAKQSTSGTSTVG from the exons ATGGCCAATCCTGGCGGCGTCGGGACGAAGTTTGTGCCTGTGAATCTGAATAAGTCTTATGGACCGGTTTCCCAGCGATCATATGGTAGTAGCTCTTCGTATGGCCAGGTCGCAGCGAGCCGAGTCCGGCCTGGTAGTCATGGcagtggaggaggaggaggcggtgGCGGAATGGTGGTCCTATCACGGCCTCGGAGTTCGCAGAAGGCTGGGCCGAAGCTATCTGTTCCACCCCCCTTGAATTTGCCATCATTGAGGAAAGAGCACGAGAGGTTTGATTTGTCTGGATCAGGTGGTGCCTCGGCGGGGCCTGGGGGTCCAGGTACTGGCTCCAGGCCAACTTCATCTGGTCTGGGTTGGACCAAGCCTGGGACTGTTGCTTTGCAAGAAAAGGATGGGGGTGCTGCTAGATCAGGTGGCGACATACAGGCAGTTGATGGTGACAGATATGTTGTTGATGCTGCTACAAAGGCAGGTACTGCATATATGCCACCTTCTGCTCGGTTAGGTGGGGTTGTACTACCAGTTCCCGCACCAGCTCCATCAGCAGAGAAAGCCGCTGTTTTGAGGGGTGAAGATTTTCCTTCTTTGCAGGCTGCGTTACCTAGTGGTGTGCCTGGGCCAGTACAGAAACAGAAGGATAGttcaaataaaaagaagaagcaagtaTCGGGTGAAGAATCATCCACTCATCAAATAGACAGTTCTCCATTGGGTCCACTAGTTCATAAGCCTCTCCAGGGGCAATCTTTGCATCACACTTTTGAGATTGGATTAAAGGAGGATGGTGGTGACAGACAAGGATTGAGTAGTTCACAAAAGGCAGAGCAAGTTCCAAAGCAGGATTACTTTCCTAGTCCACTTCCATTAGTTCAGCTGAATCCAAGATCCGATTGGGCTGATGATGAAAGAGATACAGGTTTTGGGTTTGTGGACCGAGGAAGAGATAAAGGGTACTCAAAAAGTGAACCTTATTGGGATAGGGAGTTTGATATGCCCAGGACTGGTGTTTTACCACACAAAGCAGCTCATAATCTATTTGAAAGGTGGGGAAAGCGTGGGGATGAAATTGGAAAAGTTTCTTCAATTGATATACCTAAAGGTGACCTTAGTCGCAGGGATATAAGAACTCCTAGCAGGGAAAATAGGGAAGGCAATTTGAGGACAACTGCCCCTCCCCCGAAAGATGGATTTAATATGCAGGAAGTGGTCAACGATATAAATGGTGCTGGTGCAAGATCAATGGGTCTTCATAGAGAAATGGGGAGGGATAATAAGTACATCCCTCCACATTTTGGAGACAACGTTCACATTGGTGTTGCAGAAAACCGGGAATTTGCTTTTGGAAGGAGGGATGCGGGGCATGGACAAGAAGGAAGGCATCAGTGGAATCACATGGGAGCATCATCTGTTAGCCGAGGGACTGAGCGGAATACACGGGACCTATATGTTAGTGAACAACACAGTAGATATAGGGCTGATGCTCCCCCAAACAGCTCAATGTCAAAACCTTCATTTTCTTCAGGTCGTAAGGGGCTTCCCGTGAATGATCCAATATTAAATTTTGGTCGGGAGAAACGAGTATTTTCAAAGAATGAAAGACCTTATTTGGATGATCCTTTTCCAAAAGACTTTGGCGCTACAAGTTTTGATGAAGGTGATCCATTTTCTGGTGGTCTTGTTGGGGTAATTAAGAGGAAAAAGGACGTGGTTAAACAGGCTGATTTCCATGACCCTGTTAGGGAATCTTTTGAGGCTGAACTTGAGAGAGTTCAGAAAATGCAAGAAGTGGAGCGGCAACGGATAATTGAAGAACAAGAAAGAGCTTTGGAGCAAGCACgtagagaagaagaggagaggCAGCGATTAATtagagaagaggaagaatgcCGGAGAAGACTTGAAGAAGAAGCCCGAGAAGCTGCTTGGAGAGCAGAACAAGAACGACTGGAAGCAATTCAACGGGCTGAAGAACAGAAGATAGCTAGAGAAGAGGAGAAACAGCGGATACTTttggaggaagagaggaggaaaCAGGCAGCTAAGCAAAAACTTTTAGAATTGGAGGCTAGAATTGCTAAGAGGCAGGCTGAAGCTGGTAAGAGTGATGATTTTGCTGTTGTTACAGATGAGAAAGTGTCTGCCAGGGTAATAGAAAAAGATGTCTCCAGGGTGCCAGCGCTTGACAACTGGGAAGATGGTGAGAGAATGTTGGAGAGGATAACCACTTCAGGATCTTCTGATTCATCTGGTTTGAACAGATCCTTTGAACTGGGTTCTCAGACTCAATCTTATAGAGATGGGTCTTCTGGTTTTATGGACAGAGGGAAATCTGCTAATTCATGGAGAAGGGATGCATTTGAGAGCAGTAATAGTCCATCTTTCCTTGTACAGGACCAGGATAATGGTCGTCACAATCCCAAGCGAGATGTGTCCATTGGTGTGAGAGGAGGATTCCCCAGGAAAGAATTCTATGAAGGACCTGGCTATACCTCGTCAAGAGTTTACTATAGGGGAGGGTTTCAAGAAACTCATCTAGAAGATTTTACTCATCTAAAAGGGCATAGGGCATCTGGGGCTGGAGACCCTTACTGCAGAAACACAGAGATAGACCCTGAATTTAATGAGAATTATGCTGAAAAGTATGGTGATGTTGGATGGGGACAGGGCCATTCACGTGGCAATCCTCTTTCTCCTTATACAGATCGGATGTATTCTGAATCAGACGAACTTTATTCCTATGGTAGGTTGCGGCATTCCATGAGACAACCTCGTGTCCTCCCCCCTCCATCACTAGCATCCATTCACAAGACTCCTATCAGAGGAGAAAATGATCTTCCTGGTCCCTCAACTTTCCTAGAAAATGATACGGATTACAGTCAAGCTTCAAGAAGTGAAACTACCATGCAAACAGTGTACTATGGTGGCGAGCTTGATAAGTTTGAAGCATCACAAATAGTTGATATCGAGGCACAAAGTACCATGACTCAAGAGCAGACACTGGATGAGGACACCACACTAAGATGTGACTCACAGTCTTCACTCTCTGTTTCTAGCCCCCCTAATTCTCCAACTCATCTTTCCCATGATGACTTGGATGATTCTGGAGATTCCCCTGCAGTATCTGCTATGACTGAGGGAAAAGAGATTTCTTTCTCTGGGAATGAATCTATCATCTTAAATGCCCACTCCATTAATGAATCCGTGGCAGTAGCATCGAATTTAATGTCCGCTGCTGATGAAGAAGATTGGGCTCTTGAGAACAATGAAGAGTTCCAGGAGCAAGAAGAGTACgatgaggatgaagatggttaccaggaggaagaagaagtgcATGAAGGAGATGCTGAGAATATTGACCTGTCTCAGGAATTTGAAGATTTGTGTCTGGAAGAGAAAGGCTCCTCCCATGTAGACAATTTGGTCTTGGGCTTTGATGAGGGTGTTGAAGTACAAATTCCCAATGATGAGTTTGAAAGAAACTCTAGGAATGAAGAAGGTACACTGGGGACACCAGAGGTTTCTGTTTCCATTATAGAAGAACAGCAACCTGTTACTGGGATGGGAGGTGATGGACACTGCCTTCAACATTTAGATGTCTCTCCACAAACATGTACTGATGGTTCTTTGAGGACGATCCAAGAAGCTAACATGGCAGTTGAAGATTCTGTTAGTAAGCCTATGGGTACTGCTCCTCATACCTCATTGACATCCAATCCTTTGATTACTGTGGATAAACCTAGTATTTCTGGTTTACATCCTCTTCATGCAGTTCCATCTTCAGTTAACTCGGTATCATATTCTTCTTCTGGTCAGTCTGTCATGTCTACTGGTCAAGCTGATTTACCTGTTAAACTTCAGTTTGGGCTGTTTTCTGGTCCATCTCTGATACCGTCTCCAGTTCCAGCCATCCAGATTGGTTCCATACAGATGCCTCTCCACCTGCATCCCTCAGATGGTCCCTCCCTCGCTCATATACACTCATCACAGCCACCACTCTTCCAGTTTGGTCAGCTCAGGTATACATCACCTATCTCCCAAGGAATCTTGCCGATGGCTTCTCAATCAGTGTCCTTTCTTCAACCCAATGTTCAgggaaattttaatttgaatcagAGCTTAGGAGGTCCTGTATCCATCCAACCTAACCGGGATGGTTCTGTTCATAAACTGATGAAAGATGATATGGTATCCACTTCAGTGAGCAAAGAAAATGCAGAAAGCAGAACTATATTACAGACTAGTAGAGCTGAGATTTCTGATGCTGGCGACCAGTTAATTTCAGAACAAGACACTGATGCTGGAAACAGAGGGACGCATGATACAGTGGTGAAAAACTATAAACCCACATCAAATGGAAAAGTATCAGAACAGTTGCATACTGGACCAACATCCCATTCTGTATTGAGTGACAGAGATTCTAGAGGATTAAAGGCTCAAGGCCCACAATCTAGTAACAAAGGGAAAAAATTTGCTAATTCAGCCAGAAATTCTTCCCTGAGATCATCTCTTTTGGTCTCTGAGGCTTCTCGTTCAGATACTAGTGGATTTCATAGGAGATCTAGATGGGCTACCCAACGGACTGAGTTGCGAGTTAGGGAAAAGGTTGATAGGCGGCAATCACCAGGCTTAGTCTCTTCTAACAACTTGGGGCAGGATGATAAGTCAGATTATGTTGGGAATGATATGGGAGTTTATGTAAAAGTTGGGTCTAAGAAAGAAATTGTCGCTAATAAACCATTGAAACAGATGGTTGAATCTGAATCTTCAAGTCAAGATCCAGCAAGTTCTCAGTGGACTGATTCTTCAAGCAAGGCAGataagaaatttgaaaaagaaacttCAACAAAGACCCAGAGTATCACACGCTCTGGGGAAGGAAACCTGAAGAGGACCATATGTTCTGAAGAGGATGTTGATGCCCCCTTGCAAAGTGGCATAGTGCGTGTTTTCAAACAACCTGGCATAGAAACTCCAAGTGATGAGGATGACTTCATTGAGGTGAGGTCTAAGAGGCAAATGCTGAATGATCGACGTGaacaaagggaaaaagaaatcaAGGCAAAATCTCGCGTAGCAAAG GCACCTCGAAAACCCCGATCTACTGTACAGAATGCTGTGGTCTCAGCAGGCTCAAATAAAATTTCTACATCATTGGGTGGAGAATCTGCAAATAATGTTCGTTCCAATTTTGTTGCATCTGAGGGACAGGGTTTAGCAAACACAGAAGCATCCACCTCATCTACCACTGTGGTCTCCCAGCCACTGGCTCCAATTGGCACCCCTGCTGTGAATTCCGATCTGCAGGCTGATAAAAGACATCATAACATCAA GTCCATCCAAGCAGGACTTAATCCTGTCATATCCAATAGTGGTAAAAATATTGGGCCTGACTTAATGTTTGAGACGAAGAACAAAGTTCTGGATAATGTCCAAACATCTTTGGGCTCTTGGAGTCATGCACAGATTGATCAACAG gtTATGCCCTTAACACAAAGCCAACTTGATGAGGCTATGAAACCTGGTCGATTTGACACCCATGTAGCTTCTATTGGAGATCGCAGTAGCTCTGTTGCTGAACCCATCATTACAACATCTTCCCTATTGACAAAGGACAAATCATTTTCTTCTGCTGCAAGCCCAATCAATTCACTGCTAGCTGGGGAGAAAATTCAGTTTG GTGCTGTTACCTCCCCTACAGTCCTCCCTCCTGGTAGTCGGGCCATCTCACATGGAATTGGAGCTCCTGGTTCCAGCCGGTCTGACATCCAAATTTCACATAGTTTCTCTGCAGCTGAAAATGATTGtactatattttttgaaaaggaTAAACACCAGAGTGAAACGTGTGCCCATTTAGAAGATTGTGAAGCTGAAGCTGAAGCTGAagcagctgctgctgcttcaGCTGTTGCTGTTGCAGCCATCAGCAGTGATGAGATTGTTGGTAACAGGCTGAGTACATGTGCTGTTTCTGTTTCAGATACCAAAAGCTTTGGAAGTGCAGATATTGATGGCATCACTGCAG GTGATCAACGATCAACAAGTCAATCAAGGGCAGAGGAGTCTCTCAGTGTAGCTCTTCCAGCAGATCTCTCAGTTGAGACTATGCCAATCTCCTTGTGGCCACCTTTACCAAGTCCACAGAATTCTTCTAGTCCGATGCTTTCTCATTTCCCTGGAGGTGCAGCATCCCACTTCCCATTCTATGAGATGAACCCGATGTTGGGTGGTCCCATCTTTACTTTTGGTCCGCACAATGAATCTGGCGGGACCCAGTCACAGTCCCAAAAGAGTACTGCATCAGGTTCAGGACCTCTTGGTACATGGAAAACGTGCCAATCTGGCATGGACTCATTCTATGGTCCTCCCACAGGATTTAGTGGTCCTTTCCTTAGTCCACCTGGAGGTATTCCAGGGGTCCAAGGGCCCCCTCACATGGTGGTCTATAATCATTTTCCAGTCGGACAATTTGGCCAGGTTGGTTTGAGTTTCATGAGTACCACCTATGTTCCGTCTGGAAAGCAACCTGATTGGAAGCACAACCCGACATCAtctgcagcagcagcagccggTAGTGGTGAGGGGGATATGACTGGTACAAACATGGTATCTACACAGCGAAATCCTCCAAACATGACTGCTCCTGTTCCGCTAGCCCCTGGATCGCAGCTTCTGCCCATGGCATCTCCTTTGGCCATGTTTGATATGtcaccattccag TCGGCCCCTGACATGTCAGTCCAAGGACGGTGGTCCCATGTCCCTGCATCGCCCCTTCACTCCGTTCCTCTGTCAATGCCGTTGCAGCACCAGGATGCAGGTGTGCTGCCGCCTCAGTTTACCCATGGACGCCCCATGGAGCAGGCATTAACTCCCAACAGGTTTTCTGAATCTCGAATTTCGACACCATCTGACAGCAGCCGAAATTTCCATGTGGCAACAGATATGACTGCCACGCAATTTCCTGATCAACTTGGGTTAGGGGATTCATCAACCTCAACTGTTGCAGGGGCATCAGCGCAAAGTGCTGTCAAGCAGACCTCCTCAGGTGGCACCATTGCAGACATTGCCAAGACTGATGCTGCTCAGAATGGCAGCAGTAATAGCAATAATGGCCAGAACGCAAATGCTTTCAAGGCTCGATCTTCTCAGCAAAGGAATTTATCTTCCCATCAGTACAGTCATTCTGCGGGATATAATTATCAGAGAGGTGGGATGACTCAAAAGAATAGTTCAGGTGGCGATTGGTTGCACCGCCGAATGGGTTTCCATGGACGGAATCAATCTCTGGGTGCAGAGAAGGGTTATTCCTCTTCAAAAGTGAAGCAAATTTATGTGGCTAAGCAGAGCACAAGTGGGACATCTACTGTTGGTTGA